The genomic stretch ctggctaaatctatatattaatgttctttcaaacactgacagctcgcactgcaaatttggcacttgtcaaaagtgagTATCGGCTAGCTGTAaaggtgattttgaaaattttttgaacatttttgaatgaatgcaatttgtcttgcaaaattgtgaaaaactgcattcTGCATTCCAAGGTCTGTACGATTAAAAAGCAGCGCCTCATAGTATGTACTGTTTACCTCAGATGTAATGTATaactgaaaagtataaaaggCTGCTTTACATGCCACCAGATTTGTTGGccagattttgtaaagtaaacgtGTTGAACGTAAAAAAATTTGgcctaattttttattttggcctgcCTAATGCAACCTATAAAttacgtgtaaattggctgccactgAGGACTATCATGTCTTCTAACCAGCCCTTAtagcataaaattatattttggcGCTGTCCAATTAACCTTATAAAACACAGATGGTGTGGGTGGGCGACTGTgttattttgtttgagaagaatttgttttccaggcctaatctactgtgatcaagagccattatgctCTTGACTGTGAttgaagatgattgctattttttgagTGTACATACAGTGTATAGggctattaactcgatgtaagatttgttttACTCTTGGAcagtttgcaaattatttttctctagaatcagttagcctttccctcaaaagtcacatgaatgtgccctaaagttaactgatttgtggattacaagttaaTTGTTTggtttaaattataaatttattaatgggagcttcgcttttagccctggctaaatctatttattatttttaaataaagtgtatCAGTGCTTAATTGCTGCTAAAAGGTGGCTCCGGCTGTTTAATAGAGGTGACCGAAGAGgtgaagatgattgctattttttgagTGTACATACAGTGTATAGggctattaactcgatgtaagatttgtttcactcttggacagtttgcaatttatttttctctagAATCAGTTAGCCTTTccttcaaaagtcacatgaatatgccctaaagttaactgatttgtggattacaagttaaTTGTTTggtttaaattataaatttattaatgggagcttcgcttttagccctggctaaatctatttattatttttaaataaagtgtatCAGTGCTTAATTGCTGCTAAAAGGTGGCTCCGGCTGTTTAATAGAGGTGACCGAGACCGCTAATAGTCTTTTCTGAAATTATTTCAGGTCGAAAGTTTTCAAGCTCTTCTGaaagtgcttgaaaactttctttgcGCCATTTCTCCCGGCTCTTTATGGGTCCCCGAGGATACCTAACCCATTTGACTCTGGAAATTTTTTCGAACAATGCGTTTGAAGCTGTTCTAGTCAAGGGGTATTCTGGTCACTgttgtgctataaagagctaaaacttaccatgAAGCCATTTACAGGGCGTACACTTTGCAGCCTTtttgatccagatgcaaaatattagcttgtgAAGTTCAGGCATGCACAGacagcaaaatttcgagatagtttttcgGTTAACAAGTGAAACAGAGGTCTTGACTgttactttttgctttctttcctcccctcttttttcgcttttcttgcctcatttttttcttttgctggccATTTAGTAGgtttcattttggtgggaaaagctTTTGGGAAAGCTTTAAGGATCTTaagattagatgaaaggaaaggtacaTGTACTATAGCTAAGGTGATGGTGATTAATATTTCTACCATAGGTGCATGAGTAGACTATTCTAAGCAAAATTAACTCTTAGGTAGTGGAgaaagattttcatggaaatttccaggtcaatgttacatgatttttttgcctttttctccggtgttgttgactgaattgtgctcattctgggatggtttgaaagatctcttcactctgcacaagttagcggacaaagttgtccttgaccattaaaactgatgatgtcacgaGCGGTAAAAGGGACATGGATCTGCACAGGCAGTTACGGGTGGATCAGGGGCAAATTGGTTAATACAAGGTGGCTGCTTAATGTGGAGCTTCAACTGCAGGTTGAAACTGCTCTtaactgaattttattttgacctTCAAAACAGTCAAAACATGATAATATGATTGGGGTATCTTGAATTTTAATCTGGGCAGTTTATCAAATGGTTTCTTGCAGTCTACTGAAGTACAATGTTCAGAGAACAGAAAAGAGAAGAAGACCAATGGAAAAGGAAAAAGCAAGCAGGCTATAACAAGCAGTACTGACAAAGGCATAGATCGTACTCTACAAGAGAGTGATCTTATGGCAGCAGAGGAATTAGTGTCGACAGCCACAGGTTGTAAGGTACTTAATCACTTTATAGTTTACTCGCTGACTCTTGTGCTTTTGTTACACTGTACTGTATCACATAGCACATCACAATCCAAATCCTTGCCATCTTACAAGTTATTTTGGGCTTCCTTCAGTGCCTCAtcaaaacacacaaaacaaTATGTACTAGCTAGCTAAGTTCTTGTTAGTCTCTCTCTACCATGTCACTGCATCTCATCCACTGCCTTTTGTGGCACCTTCCTCATATTGGCTCCCTGTAAAAAATCTCATAGGAGAGCGTCATTGGAGCCTTACAGACTATGTGACCTAGCCAAGTTAACTGTTTCCTTGAAGACCAGGGGCTCCATTTCGTCCAGTTTTTTTTAGTACCTTCTCAATAATTCTTACTTTGTCATACCCATAGTAATCTTCTCAAAAATGTATTATTAAAGGCTGatagtcttttttctttctaccgTTATATTGTAAATAATGTTCCAGGCTGCTGCACTATATATCAGTGTTGTATTGCAGTCAAACCTCTGTGAAGTGCCCACTGAGTAGCATATCCTCATTTCAGTGTGTAGACTGGTCGCTCTATGCTTAATAATGGGTAAGGTCCACTAAAGGTATCTGCTACATGTCCTATGCACAATTTTGGCTCAGGGATTGGTGACGTCACTCCAGCATGTGAAAATTTAATACCAAgtttaagaaagtttttactgttttgctAGGGTTGTAACATGAACAGAACTCACACAATATTTGGTCTTCATTTATTCTCAGGATTTGGTTGTAATAAAACAAGCTCTGATGGATAATATGTACAATGTTGATGCTGCCATTCATTACATTCTTCAGTTGATCTATGTTGCTGAGGAAACAGGTTTTTTCTTCCTGGGCATTTATCTTTGTTCTCTTTTTGATTAATTAAGAAGATTCTTGCTTGAACTCCTAACATTAATTTGCTGTCGGGGAGGAAGATTTTTATTTGAATATCGCAGGTTGGATTGAAACACGTAAAATAATGTAAACCTTGTTTTAATTATTGCTGAGGTACATCTTTACCAATCATTACCAGAAAAtgtaatttaaataaagttaaaagTAAGAGGTTcatttatagtggaaagtgcacttagcttgcTAGTTTACAGGCGTTCCACTTAAACAATTAGAAAAATATAATCCAAAGAGAAACAGAATTTAAAACTGCAACTGACAGGAAGCagccagttggctatttacaagcatggcctctgatttgaacttgggacaaCCGAGAAATCCAGAAAGTGGCCGGAGCGGGACTAAAACCTGGGAATGCTACATCACGACAAAGTCTGATGTGCTGACCGGCCACTTGGACATGCTGTCTCCTAACAGATGTcagtttcattattttgaaaatacagtacatttattgttattcattatgaataaaaatgcATGTCCGTCTGACATACAGTAGTAAGGATGGCTAGGTTGGTTTAAATTACatcttaatttttaaattttatttcctttgttttttatggCATAATAAAAATTCATATGTAAGGATTATGGAATTTTGGGTCCCGAATAGCAGATGTTTTTCCCAAGAAACGTCCCCATTGGTGAGGAGTGAGGGAAAATGGCTGAATTGGCAGTCTAATATATTTCATCAaagcaataaattattattattttattcattcaacaatttttttaatctgaCTGAATACTGAGAAGATGTAGCCCAAAAAATCACTGCTCGACGTTATGCATGCTGGAATGCAGATTTAAATTTAATTCATGTATGAGATGATAGTAATGGTATAATATCACTAAAAGTTTTTTTACAGAGTGACTCTTACACATGCACTAATTTATCtgttatgtaaaaatgtaaaattaaaaaataaatattgtagACTAAAAATTGATAAAAGGTAAATGTAAAAGGTAAATGTAAGGtagatttgataaaaaaaaattaatttgcaaataaaaattaaaggtATAACAGCTAGTAGATAAAGAATACAAGAGGAACCCATAAGTGTATCTACAATGTAGGACTAAAATTGCTTAGAATTTTGCACTTTCTTACCCACAAAATGTGTATCCCGTGGATTGGGTATCCAGTTCGACTTCAACATTGCTTTTGTGGGAAGGGGGAGTATTTGAAGTGGGTTTTTTTTCGGGGATATGAATACTCTGGAGTATGGGGAAAGATACTGCTGAGCTGAATTTACTTCCCTGTGAAAATGTCTCAAATTTTCACAAATTCTGAGGTGATTAGGGAGGTTATTAAAAATCTTTCCAGGAGAGCCTTGAAAGGATTTTATCCTGCAGCATATGGGTAGTGCAGAATTAACTGTTGTTGTTTCTTGGAATTcacaaaaacattttaatagcAGTTACACTCTTTTCTTAAGAAAATGGCCTTGACTGGGCACTGTGAAAAAGCTGTTAGGGATTGCTCCCCAAGCTCTTACAATGACCAGTATCACCTCCACTTTGTGCATAGACCACGTGTCATGTTTAAAGGACGAGTTGGCATTAATCCAAAGTTAGTTACCATGACAACTGATACACTGTTTACATTAAACCAAGGATTCAAGCTAATAAGGCTTTTAACAGCTCGGTCCAgatgtattaataataataatgacagtaTTGTCATTAATATTAGTGTTGCAACGGtattaatataattttgtttggtgttgttgttttcattgtttcagGGCACAGATTGTCGCAGGATCTTGTTTCAACTAGTAATAAGCTATCAACTGAACAGATTCAAGCAGAACTTAAGTCTTCATGTGATGCCACATGTGACATTATTGAAACAAGTAGGCATTGTGAGAACAGGGATGGTACTTGTAAAACTTgtgttaactgttttaatgACAATGAAAGACGTGGACAGCAAAGAGAGGGATCTGTAACTCATTCACATGCTCAGCAGACTGAAGGTTTTCAAGGCTTTATAGAAGATCTAAAGGGAACTCTATCACCAAGTACCCAGAAGACAAATCAAAATTACGAACATCAAGGTGCAAGGCCCAAAGTTAAGAGTAGAACTGAAAATAGGAAGGAATCAGGCATTGCACAAAATTTGagcaacaagaaaagaaaggaactTGCAAAGCAGGAGAAAAAGAATCGTAGAGAAGAGAGGAGAAAGGACAATGCTAGTTCACATATTGACTCTGACTCTGCAACAACTCAGAAACAACATACTGCATCAGCTGTTGTTCCTGATTTAGGCATTCTCGCCATATGAATTCTTACTGTCAGTAACTCCATAGGATTCTGACCAAATAGCACAGAATTaaaattcattgttttcttttttaaacagtttttgcAAATCCATGAAGAAATCACACAAGAtatgacttttttaaaacttttccttCATATTCCAGAGAATCCATGGTTTTCCAGGTCAGCATTAAACTGATTTCTTCACATCATTCAAAAGGTGGCCAAACAAACAAGATGCCAAGTGTATATAGATAAATTGCCTGATGACTGTGTTCGCCTTTTAGCCATACAAAACAGAGCCGTAGCAATAAAGTGATGTTTTGCTTCTGAATCCTGAACTATGTTTCAATTATATCATTCATTGCCCCTAAAAAGTTGAGCACTCTAGAAAAATCATTCCAAGCAGTTCAGAAAAAATAGATATCACTATATCTAAAATTACTTGTatttggctttcgtatgatTTGAAGAGTTAATATGCAATTTGTTGCTTAGATAGGTGGTTAACAGCCTCCGAGATCAGCATTATTCTTCACATCATAATAACGCATTTAAAATCATTCATGGTATGTAATATACCGTTgaatcaatatatatttttgctttcaaaGGATCAGGGtgatcgatggtatatttgcctGGAAATGAGGCTGCTTGGGCAGTAGTTAACCAAACAAAATGGCGTTCACAACTATCTGAAGacaaaatagctgaatttctgactaaaactgaactgaagaaatgcaagaatatgCAAAACATATTATCTACTATCAATGCAAAAcatgttatctactttttgaggatTATCTCcaaggaaaacattttttttttcatatcctGAAATTGTGCCGAGAAATAGgaactttgaaatattttgaaagaatattTAAACAATTTGAATTAATAAATTGGACTTTCacatgatgtgaagaattatacTGATCTAGGAggctgttatccacctcggccaaTCTTCAATCTGCATAATGTTTTACATCATACTTTGACAGGCTCATTCAGTAACGGTTAAATGTACATGATTTGGTGGAACATATGAAAATCTTGTAAAGCTCTTTGCACAGGACACCACGTTAGGGTTGGGGTCGCCCATtggatttttttattgttgttaagTGTCAAAACAATTTATTCCTCCGGCTAGTGTGTGGGGGAAATGACCCACTCTTTGTGTTATTTATCTCAAAAGTTGGCATTAATTCGAGTTAAAATGCCAAAGGAAATTCTTTTCAGGGGTTATTACCGTGGTGGGGCAAAAACCCATGTTTTTCCTAAATATGCGTTGTCTTTCTTTGCTGACCTTAAAGCCACACTGGATGTTCCAATTCAAGGGTTCTAACAACGAAACATATATTTTAATATCATTCATATCAACAAAGAGGACAAATCTATTCAACCAAAGTGTACCTGGTTTTGTTCTAGCTACTGAACAAGTTTGTTTTTAGCATTATATTAACAAATTCCTCCTGGTTCACTTCATTATCGCCATCTTTGTCAGCTTCTTGGATCATTTCTTTCAATTCTTGTTCATTCAGCTTCACTCCGCAAAGTCGAGTCACTTGTTTCAGATTAGTTAGGGAGATTTTTCCAGTCTTGTCTGCAAGGGGGAAAACATGGTATAAAATGTTTCTGGAGTTAGCCCAATAAGGAAGAAAAAGTTGATGATCAAATTTGTTCCGAATATAGTTTAACCTAATTTTTAGATCCTGTTTCACGTTactcaaaatgaaaacaaataaatataattaaagAATAAGAGTACTCGGTTTTTGATTGATTCGTTTTTAAAAGATAGTGTATTCTAGCTGTTAAAAGGTCTGGAAAGTTCAAAGTTGTAAACTAGGTATGGGAAAAGGGTGCCATCTGTCTAGGCAGTATACCAATGCAAAGGGGTtcctttttcatgaaaaatggtatatattaaagggtaaggggttggacctcgagGTGGAGACTTCCCATGTAAAACTTTGTTAattacctcccccccccccggcagtATGTTTGATTAGGTGATATTATTGATAGGGGAAATTAGATGCTGGTCACTATTGGGTTAAAGGTTCAAGTAGGGTACACTGTTTAAGGGTAGCCGTAACAACACCTGAAGGAGGATAATGAGATTATCAACGTATTAAGACCTCTCCTTACATATAACACACCCTAGGAAAGGGTAGCCACACCACCGAGGTCTACGCCCCTTACTCTGTTCGAACAAAGTGTGTGTTCTTTTACATCCCACAAGAACTAGATAAGTGAAAGTGATGTAAGATGGGACCTGCGGTTTTTCGTCCGTATCTGAGAatactagaaagtctaaccgtttgcagatgtcattacaaaggcagttATTTAAGGACCCCGAGTGTTGGTCTGGCCGGGGTCTGAACCCGCGATCTTCCGCTCCGCAGACCGGCACCCTTCCATCTGAGCAAACCAGCCGGCAGTTAAATAGAGTTAACCATCTGAGCTAACCAGGAGGCTGTTAAAAAGGtatccctttttttattttcatctctCTTTCATATTTGTAGGTATCAAAAGATTATAATAATTACCGTTTTTCTCTCTAcaaaatccttatattttgaaggtTATATGCAACAGAGCTGATGCTCGAATGTTGCACTTGGGCTACCTATGGTTTACGATATTAACTTGGTTTGTAAGCTTAAACCCACTGGGTGTTTTGGAACTTGTTAGACCACAATGATGCATATATGTACatttattttaacttaaaatgAACACGTGTagtcaaacaatttttttttccatttaatctGCAAACCCACAAAATATTAAACTAATTGTTCGTACCTAATTATTCGTTTTTTGTACTCTACTTTAAGGCCAGTGGAACAAAGTCATCGCTGGTGAAATAGATACACTCTGAATGTTGTACTGTTTTCGACTGACCATATTTTTTAGTTGTCAATTTCTTAAGGCACCAGCcttgttaaaatgaaaattctACCTGCCAAAATCTTATTGGTTGCTAATCACTTTTCGACTATAGTACATGTACCTTTCACCTTATTAGGGGTATTAGAATGGTAAATTTGAGACTTTGCGAGACTGCAAGACCCAGGTTTCAAAATTCGTTACCGAGGCTTAAGGCAATTCGAGGCTCCGACACGCAAAATCACCCAAAATCGAGACTTCAGGATCCACCGAAAAATATCGGGCCCAACATTTTCCAAGACCACTTTTTTCAAGGAGCCATTCTCTACCCCTCTTAGTGGTCCTTGCAGAAcagacaaaaacacacaaagtTCAAAGATACAAAGATTCAGACACtcagaacagctaaaaatttaGACATCAACAAAACCTGGGTCGGACTGGATCGGACCAACCTTTGTAACTCGCCAAATGATAAAAGGTTAGGGCTTAAGTAATATAAGAGTTGATTATGAGTGGTCCAATCCATTACAGGCAAATTCTTACATTTCACTGAAATTATGACACAGGGGCATCAAAATGATTTCTCTTCACCCTTAACAGCCATAATATGCAGTGCGGTCATCAACCATTAAGGTTTTGCTAAAGTTGTCCTAGAAAATGCtacaaattttttttgcttaccTGTGTCGAACATCTTGAAACCCTGTGGGT from Porites lutea chromosome 1, jaPorLute2.1, whole genome shotgun sequence encodes the following:
- the LOC140945630 gene encoding OTU domain-containing protein 3-like, whose amino-acid sequence is MTKNSGNKKQTKSQRREELERKRDDRVRRNAIKKERKAKEYLEDDDTFVSFSNQLEALSLKIKDIPGDGNCLFRSLGDQIDGDHTSHARHRRETVKYMRDHRDDFEPFMEDNITFDQHLQDLSKLGTYGGNDSIVAFARNHGVNIVIHQLNEPRWVINGVDYCKNGGQIRELHISYHNGEHYSSIRHISDNTSEPAWAKINQAIFTSVSMSTEVQCSENRKEKKTNGKGKSKQAITSSTDKGIDRTLQESDLMAAEELVSTATGCKDLVVIKQALMDNMYNVDAAIHYILQLIYVAEETGHRLSQDLVSTSNKLSTEQIQAELKSSCDATCDIIETSRHCENRDGTCKTCVNCFNDNERRGQQREGSVTHSHAQQTEGFQGFIEDLKGTLSPSTQKTNQNYEHQGARPKVKSRTENRKESGIAQNLSNKKRKELAKQEKKNRREERRKDNASSHIDSDSATTQKQHTASAVVPDLGILAI